CATACATTCAGTATGCTGTAAGATAGAATTCTACATTTAGCCTTACATTTGGATTTTGTTCACATCATGATTTTTGAGTGTGTTGAATTGGTGGATGTTGTATATGACATAGGCTCAAAATAATTTTCTCTAGGTAACAGTCTGGACTCCAGGCTGGAGAACAAGAACAACACAGGTACACATTACCTGAAGATCAGCGACAGCCTGAGTACAAGTAGAGCTCTCAAACAGAATATCAAGAAAAAGAAGAAGGGAGAGACACGTCAGTGTCAGACAGGTATGGGGTTCTATGTTCATTAAACCATACAATTTTATAATTTTAGTTTTTAGCTGTAGTCCTAACACTGCCTGGTCTTTTTTCTTCCACTCTTCTGCCCAGCTGTGATCATTGGTCCAGATGGCCAACCTCTGACTGTGTACCCCTGTCACATCTGCGGGAAAAAGTTCAGATCACGAGGCTTCCTGAAGATCCACATGAAGAACCACCCGGACCACATGTTCAAGAAGAAGTACCAGTGCACAGACTGTGACTTTACCACCAACAAGAAGGTCAACTTCCATAACCACCTGGAGGGCCACAAGCTCATAGTGAAGAGTGACAGGGTACCAGAGTTCACTGAGTTCACGCGGCGTTACTGTGTGGAGAGCCCCCTCAGCTCCAACAAGCTTATCCTGCGTGACCAGGAACCCAAGCTGCACCACTGTAAGTATTGTGACTATGAGACAGCCGAGCAGGGTCTGCTCAACCGCCACCTGCTGGCCGTGCACAGCAAGAGCTTTGCCCACGTATGTGTGGAGTGTGCTAAGGGTTTCCGCCATCCCTCAGAGCTCAAGAAGCAcatgaggacacacacaggtgagaagccttaccactgccaGCACTGTGAGTTCCGCTGTGCCGACCAGTCCAACCTGAAGACCCACATAAAGAGTAAGCACGGCGCTGAGCTGCCTTTCAAGTGTGGACACTGCCCCCAGGCCTTCCCTGATGAGCGGGAGCTGCAGAGGCACATGGAGATCTTCCAGGGCCACAAGACGCACCAGTGTCCGCACTGCGAGCACAAGAGCACCAACTCCAGTGACCTGAAGCGCCACATTATCTCTGTGCACACCAAAGACTTCCCTCACAAGTGTGATGTGTGTGAGAAGGGCTTCCACCGGCCCTCGGAGCTCAAAAAACATGCAGAGACTCACAAAGGTGCCAGGCTGCACCAGTGCCGCCACTGTGACTTCAAGACGCCGGACCCGTTCATACTCAGCCGCCACATCCTGTCCGTCCACACCAAAGACTTGCCATTCAAGTGTAAGCGCTGTCGACGGGGCTTCAGGCATCAGCTGGAACTGAAGAAGCACATGAAGACCCACAGTGGACGGAAAGTGTACCAGTGCCAGTACTGTGAGTACAGCTCCTCTGACGCTTCCGGTTTCAAACGGCACGTCATATCCATCCACACCAAGGACTATCCCCACCGTTGTGACTACTGCACTAAAGGCTTCCGTAGGCCCTCTGAAAAGAGCCAGCACATTGCGCGGCATCACAAGGACATTTTAATGTAGAGTTCTACTTCACACACCCTTTCCCATATTCAGAACAATCCTATTCTCACTCACTATAGAGCAGGGAAATACAATGGTTTCAATGTGGTAAAGAATGACAATTGTCACATTTTCTTACAACTTTATTAGTTATTTATTAACCTTGTCCTCACATCACCATTAGTACTCAAACCTAGGATGCTATTCAAACAAACCTCAAGTCAGGCAAGTCCTGAATCAGAACATTGCTGAAAGCACATGTTTGTGCCTGGATTGTTTGAATAGCACAACACTTGTTATATGCAGTATCAGTGCTAAGatcatttgatttgaactaatGTCATGTTTGATTGACTGCTGACTATTCTCATTTTGACCTTGGGATAACTGTTCTCTGACAAGTCATTGTATGGTTTTTAGTACTGTTTCTGCTAGCAATAAATTGTGAAAATAATGCATTTTAAAGACCCAGTTATAATTGCAAATATAAACAGTCATCTGTGTCAGTTTTCTCTGTATTCAAAGGGATGGAAAGGGGATGTGGACGACTCTGCTTTGTATTCGTATGTGTCCATTATGCATTGAAATAATCGCTTCTCAGACAATCGGGGGTTTTCATTTTTTCCCCACTAGTAAAATCATCTTGCTCAGAGCCAACAACATCATGTTCACTATCAGGAATGTCTCTCATGCATCAGACAAAATCAGTGTTATCTATTCTCATGTCTCAACTGAAATTTTAGGAGCTCCTTTAGTAAATAAAGACATCTGATAAATTGTTCACCTCAACCTATTACTTTCATTCACTCTTCATATTAACTTTTTGCCATCATTCATTCAGTAACAAATAATGTAGCAACAGGTGGATTTGTGTTAAGATGACACTGCTTTGCATCTTACATGGGCACCTACTGACATCAAGTCATCCCATGATTGACCTAGAGAGGTGAAATCAAGATTGTTTTTGTTTATTGATTTAGAATGATGAACATCTGATTTGTGGAAATGTACTTTTTGAAATAATATATTTGACGGGTATAGATAACCACCCATGACAAAAATGATCAGTTTCTCTGATTTGACTATTTATAGGTATTTGTTTGGGTAAAattaatatttttgttttaatctataaactactgacatttctcccaaattaaaatattgtcatttagagcatttatttgcagaaaatgcaACTGATTCTCCACTGAATTTCAGTGGGTgggagacctggagaggcctacacgccacagtgtctcgcacccactgtgaaatttggtggaggattgGTGATGATCTTggggtgcttcagcaaggctggaatcgggcagatttgtctttgtgaaggatgcatgaatcaagccacttacaaggttgtcctggaagaaaacttgcttccttctgctctgacaatgtttgccaactctgaggattggttttcccagcaggacaatgctccatgccacacagACAGCCAGGTTAATCAAagtgtggatggaggaccaccagctcaagaccctgtcatggccagcccactctccagacctgaaccccattgaaaacctctggaatgtgatcaagaggaagatggatggtcacaagccatcaaacaaagccgagctgcttGAATTTTGACACACCAGGAGTgcacgacaccattctgtatacttctggcccttctttggacactgttcactaacctccagacgagcttcaatgccatacaactctccttccgtggcctccaactgctcttaaatgcatgtaaaactaaatgcatgctcttcaaccgatcactgcccgctcccgcccgtccagcatcactactctggacggttctgacttaggatatgtggacaactacaaatacctaggtgtctggctagactgtaaactctccttccagactcacattaagcatctccaatccaaaattaaatctagaatcggcttcctatttcgcaataaagcatccttcactcatgctgccaaacatacactcgtaaaactgaccatcctaccgatcctcgacttcggcgatgtcatctataaaatagcctccaacactctactcaacaaattggatgcagtctatcacagtgccatccgttttgtcaccaaagccctatatatcacccaccactgcgacctgtacgctctcgttggctggccatcgcttcatactcgttgccaaacccactggctccaggtaatctACAAGTCTCTTTTAGGTAAagccccgtcttatctcagctcactggtcaccatagcagcacccacccgtagcacatgctccagcaggtatatctcattggtcacccccaaagccaattcctcctttggctgcctttccttccagttctctgctgccaatgactggaacgaactgcaaa
The sequence above is a segment of the Salvelinus alpinus chromosome 1, SLU_Salpinus.1, whole genome shotgun sequence genome. Coding sequences within it:
- the LOC139533751 gene encoding zinc finger protein 711-like isoform X3, with amino-acid sequence MDRGGGVLNFQMQNSKMQHTMIMQDFVAGMGGMAHIDGDHIVVSVPEAVLVSDVVTDEEGITFEHDLGSEVVEGPDICCSDDPDGMIMTEPVLGAEVAIDEVLDSDHHQHVLTAELIEESDSVPDRVFEMVTEEIMVSNCNSETYVEEMEDSAVTIEEQDDEDGGSVSEDYLVISLDDVEEKLDMEDTPLKMGSEVMPEEDGSKEGDYDSECIKVYIFKAEADDDVDIGGTEIVAESDFHNGHAVLETGGIGKLSREKMVYMAVKDPSQEDSEINCAEMANEVYMEVIVGEEDAPAIQDSLEDSSHNKNFGTIAWAAAYGNSLDSRLENKNNTGTHYLKISDSLSTSRALKQNIKKKKKGETRQCQTAVIIGPDGQPLTVYPCHICGKKFRSRGFLKIHMKNHPDHMFKKKYQCTDCDFTTNKKVNFHNHLEGHKLIVKSDRVPEFTEFTRRYCVESPLSSNKLILRDQEPKLHHCKYCDYETAEQGLLNRHLLAVHSKSFAHVCVECAKGFRHPSELKKHMRTHTGEKPYHCQHCEFRCADQSNLKTHIKSKHGAELPFKCGHCPQAFPDERELQRHMEIFQGHKTHQCPHCEHKSTNSSDLKRHIISVHTKDFPHKCDVCEKGFHRPSELKKHAETHKGARLHQCRHCDFKTPDPFILSRHILSVHTKDLPFKCKRCRRGFRHQLELKKHMKTHSGRKVYQCQYCEYSSSDASGFKRHVISIHTKDYPHRCDYCTKGFRRPSEKSQHIARHHKDILM
- the LOC139533751 gene encoding zinc finger protein 711-like isoform X1, with the protein product MLTSVRSCTPCSHNLVSGLLQDCVKALYLQLLQSGIDSLLPPTTKFKFCRQDTNRMDRGGGVLNFQMQNSKMQHTMIMQDFVAGMGGMAHIDGDHIVVSVPEAVLVSDVVTDEEGITFEHDLGSEVVEGPDICCSDDPDGMIMTEPVLGAEVAIDEVLDSDHHQHVLTAELIEESDSVPDRVFEMVTEEIMVSNCNSETYVEEMEDSAVTIEEQDDEDGGSVSEDYLVISLDDVEEKLDMEDTPLKMGSEVMPEEDGSKEGDYDSECIKVYIFKAEADDDVDIGGTEIVAESDFHNGHAVLETGGIGKLSREKMVYMAVKDPSQEDSEINCAEMANEVYMEVIVGEEDAPAIQDSLEDSSHNKNFGTIAWAAAYGNSLDSRLENKNNTGTHYLKISDSLSTSRALKQNIKKKKKGETRQCQTAVIIGPDGQPLTVYPCHICGKKFRSRGFLKIHMKNHPDHMFKKKYQCTDCDFTTNKKVNFHNHLEGHKLIVKSDRVPEFTEFTRRYCVESPLSSNKLILRDQEPKLHHCKYCDYETAEQGLLNRHLLAVHSKSFAHVCVECAKGFRHPSELKKHMRTHTGEKPYHCQHCEFRCADQSNLKTHIKSKHGAELPFKCGHCPQAFPDERELQRHMEIFQGHKTHQCPHCEHKSTNSSDLKRHIISVHTKDFPHKCDVCEKGFHRPSELKKHAETHKGARLHQCRHCDFKTPDPFILSRHILSVHTKDLPFKCKRCRRGFRHQLELKKHMKTHSGRKVYQCQYCEYSSSDASGFKRHVISIHTKDYPHRCDYCTKGFRRPSEKSQHIARHHKDILM
- the LOC139533751 gene encoding zinc finger protein 711-like isoform X2; its protein translation is MLTSVRSCTPCSHNLVSGLLQDCVKALYLQLLQSGIDSLLPPTTKFKFCRQDTNRMDRGGGVLNFQMQNSKMQHTMIMQDFVAGMGGMAHIDGDHIVVSVPEAVLVSDVVTDEEGITFEHDLGSEVVEGPDICCSDDPDGMIMTEPVLGAEVAIDEVLDSDHHQHVLTAELIEESDSVPDRVFEMVTEEIMVSNCNSETYVEEMEDSAVTIEEQDDEDGGSVSEDYLVISCGTEIVAESDFHNGHAVLETGGIGKLSREKMVYMAVKDPSQEDSEINCAEMANEVYMEVIVGEEDAPAIQDSLEDSSHNKNFGTIAWAAAYGNSLDSRLENKNNTGTHYLKISDSLSTSRALKQNIKKKKKGETRQCQTAVIIGPDGQPLTVYPCHICGKKFRSRGFLKIHMKNHPDHMFKKKYQCTDCDFTTNKKVNFHNHLEGHKLIVKSDRVPEFTEFTRRYCVESPLSSNKLILRDQEPKLHHCKYCDYETAEQGLLNRHLLAVHSKSFAHVCVECAKGFRHPSELKKHMRTHTGEKPYHCQHCEFRCADQSNLKTHIKSKHGAELPFKCGHCPQAFPDERELQRHMEIFQGHKTHQCPHCEHKSTNSSDLKRHIISVHTKDFPHKCDVCEKGFHRPSELKKHAETHKGARLHQCRHCDFKTPDPFILSRHILSVHTKDLPFKCKRCRRGFRHQLELKKHMKTHSGRKVYQCQYCEYSSSDASGFKRHVISIHTKDYPHRCDYCTKGFRRPSEKSQHIARHHKDILM